Proteins co-encoded in one Methanobacterium veterum genomic window:
- a CDS encoding methyltransferase family protein, protein MNITERPDVSAEDLHGIIENTLNGLKIYNVLKTSIELGVFDILEHEMTYTQLSEELGIKPAMANYLLEILVKLNLVDKSGEFYKNTRSSHLYLNSKSSYSRIRCISALEENVNLWNNLSNSIKGNITRKEEVIFPMVVQRMADDCLCGELQDTVELLSGYDEFKNAETLLDLAGGHGMYPIAFSQVNPDLQCYVFDLPDVLEETKKFIDRYDSSVQTIPGNFYNDDFGGSYDIIFSSYNPGGKNPEIAEKVYNSLNMGGLFVNKQYFPENQPGSLEDVLDDMEWNFTNFEKSHKTGRKFTFEGDLLFDEYLEFLEGLGFSVVDVHPITRFNTPFGRISRDKIVIAKKVR, encoded by the coding sequence ATGAATATTACAGAACGTCCAGATGTTTCAGCAGAGGACCTACATGGAATTATTGAAAATACGTTAAACGGCTTAAAAATATACAACGTCCTGAAAACTTCCATAGAACTGGGAGTTTTTGACATTTTAGAACATGAAATGACTTACACGCAGCTTTCTGAAGAACTTGGAATTAAACCCGCAATGGCAAACTACCTTTTAGAGATACTTGTAAAATTGAATCTGGTAGATAAGTCAGGAGAATTTTATAAGAATACGAGATCTTCACATTTATATTTAAACTCAAAATCTAGTTACAGTAGGATTAGATGCATATCTGCTTTAGAAGAGAATGTGAATCTATGGAATAATTTATCTAACAGCATAAAAGGGAACATAACTAGAAAAGAAGAGGTTATTTTCCCTATGGTTGTCCAGAGAATGGCTGACGACTGCTTATGCGGTGAACTGCAGGATACAGTTGAACTGCTGTCGGGTTACGATGAATTTAAAAATGCAGAGACTTTACTTGACCTTGCAGGAGGCCACGGAATGTACCCTATTGCTTTTAGCCAGGTTAATCCAGACTTGCAGTGTTATGTGTTTGACCTCCCTGATGTTTTAGAGGAAACCAAGAAGTTTATTGATAGATATGATTCCAGTGTTCAGACTATTCCTGGAAACTTCTACAACGATGATTTTGGCGGAAGTTACGACATCATCTTTTCATCCTACAATCCTGGAGGTAAGAACCCTGAAATCGCTGAAAAAGTTTATAATTCTCTGAATATGGGCGGATTATTTGTAAATAAACAGTACTTTCCAGAAAACCAACCGGGTTCTTTAGAAGATGTTCTGGATGATATGGAATGGAATTTCACCAACTTTGAGAAATCCCATAAAACAGGCAGAAAATTCACATTTGAAGGAGACCTGCTCTTTGATGAATACTTGGAATTTTTGGAAGGCCTTGGATTTTCAGTGGTGGACGTGCACCCAATAACTCGTTTTAACACTCCTTTTGGAAGAATTTCAAGGGACAAAATTGTAATAGCTAAAAAAGTGAGATAA
- a CDS encoding FecCD family ABC transporter permease, producing the protein MSFKDKTVTDYKSYIRNKTYIGIFLVIALVIAVICSIKVGAANLSVYDIINALINRQADGALIIWNIRIPRILAAIIAGCCMGIEGCIMQNVLRNPLASPYTMGITQGAAFGAAFAIIVLGAGTLNSMQADAVIINNPYLTVVAAFLGAMIGVSIILLIARTRGITPEAMILAGVAMSSLFIAGIQFLQYFASDTQVAATVFWTFGDVGKAMWNDVWLMFILLIPALIYFMYHAWDYNSLESGEETAKGLGVNTERIRLHGMLISSFTSAVVVAFLGVIGFVSLIAPHIMRRIIGNDHRFLIPASAILGALILLISDTIARAVLSPIILPVGIITSFLGAPLFFYLIIKMGR; encoded by the coding sequence TTGAGCTTTAAAGATAAAACAGTTACAGACTATAAGTCATATATACGGAATAAAACATATATTGGGATTTTTTTAGTTATAGCTCTGGTTATAGCAGTGATATGTTCAATTAAAGTAGGTGCTGCAAATTTATCAGTATATGATATAATAAATGCACTAATTAACAGGCAGGCAGACGGGGCTTTGATCATCTGGAACATCCGTATTCCCAGGATTCTAGCTGCTATAATTGCGGGTTGCTGCATGGGTATTGAAGGATGCATAATGCAAAATGTACTCAGAAACCCTTTGGCAAGTCCTTATACCATGGGAATTACTCAGGGAGCAGCTTTTGGAGCAGCATTTGCAATTATAGTTTTGGGAGCAGGGACTTTAAACAGCATGCAGGCAGATGCAGTTATTATAAACAACCCTTATCTCACAGTTGTTGCAGCATTCTTGGGCGCAATGATCGGTGTTAGTATAATCCTTTTGATAGCGAGGACTAGGGGTATAACACCCGAAGCAATGATACTTGCAGGTGTGGCAATGAGTTCCTTATTCATTGCAGGGATACAGTTCTTACAGTATTTTGCATCTGATACTCAGGTCGCAGCCACTGTATTCTGGACATTTGGAGATGTCGGAAAGGCAATGTGGAACGATGTCTGGCTCATGTTTATACTTTTGATACCTGCTTTGATATACTTCATGTATCATGCATGGGATTATAACAGCCTTGAAAGTGGAGAAGAGACTGCAAAAGGGTTAGGTGTCAATACAGAACGCATAAGGCTGCATGGAATGCTGATCTCTTCATTTACATCTGCAGTGGTGGTGGCATTTCTGGGAGTTATAGGCTTCGTGAGTTTAATAGCCCCCCATATCATGAGGAGAATTATAGGAAACGACCATAGATTTTTAATCCCTGCATCGGCTATTCTCGGCGCTTTAATACTGCTGATATCTGATACGATTGCAAGGGCAGTGTTGTCACCTATTATACTGCCTGTGGGTATTATAACGTCCTTTTTAGGGGCACCTCTGTTCTTTTATCTAATAATAAAAATGGGGCGATAA
- a CDS encoding ABC transporter ATP-binding protein encodes MVLSVDKIEFSYGNATVLKDVNFKVKKGDFVSILGVNGSGKSTLMKCINRILKFKEGMIFVEDRDLKKMKDIEIARKIGYVPQSSETGFVTVFDAVLLGRKPYIKWDISKKDIELTENILKVMNLEEYALRYINELSGGELQKVVIARALVQEPQILLLDEPTSDLDLKNQLEVMKIIREVSDTHNIASIVVMHDINLALRYSDKFIILKEGQVFTTGGKEVITPEIIKETYGVDVHVKNFEGVPMVIPKSQ; translated from the coding sequence ATGGTTCTTTCAGTTGATAAAATTGAATTTTCTTATGGAAATGCAACAGTACTTAAAGATGTGAACTTTAAGGTTAAAAAAGGAGATTTTGTTTCAATACTGGGAGTTAACGGGTCTGGAAAATCTACTTTGATGAAATGTATAAACAGGATCTTGAAGTTTAAAGAGGGCATGATCTTCGTTGAAGACAGGGACCTGAAGAAAATGAAAGACATCGAAATTGCAAGAAAAATTGGTTATGTACCTCAAAGTTCAGAAACAGGGTTTGTCACAGTCTTTGATGCAGTTTTACTTGGTAGAAAACCTTACATAAAATGGGATATTTCCAAGAAGGACATAGAATTAACAGAGAATATATTGAAGGTCATGAACCTTGAAGAATACGCCCTCAGGTACATAAATGAACTTAGTGGAGGAGAGCTGCAAAAAGTTGTTATAGCACGTGCATTAGTCCAGGAACCTCAAATTTTACTTTTAGACGAGCCTACCAGTGACCTTGACTTAAAAAATCAGTTAGAAGTGATGAAGATCATAAGGGAAGTATCAGATACTCACAATATTGCTTCAATTGTGGTTATGCATGACATAAACCTTGCTTTAAGATATTCTGACAAATTTATAATATTAAAAGAAGGCCAGGTATTCACCACAGGTGGAAAAGAAGTTATAACTCCTGAAATTATAAAAGAAACTTATGGGGTTGATGTGCATGTTAAAAACTTTGAAGGAGTCCCAATGGTGATTCCAAAGTCTCAATAA
- a CDS encoding Rieske (2Fe-2S) protein yields the protein MSFVEVARIDEVPEGSMKHVEEGDAEILLAKVDGKIYAVGDRCGHMNARLSMGKLQGTTVICPLHASQFDVTTGKNVKEPVLTSIPGAEKVPELKKYSERLEKIIAPVKTYDLPTFNVKVEGETILVNIK from the coding sequence ATTAGTTTTGTTGAAGTTGCCAGGATTGATGAAGTACCTGAAGGAAGCATGAAGCATGTTGAGGAAGGAGATGCTGAAATTCTTTTAGCAAAGGTCGATGGGAAAATTTATGCGGTAGGTGACAGGTGCGGCCATATGAATGCGAGGCTTTCAATGGGCAAGTTACAGGGAACTACAGTTATATGTCCTTTACACGCATCTCAGTTCGATGTCACCACTGGAAAGAACGTTAAAGAACCAGTCCTTACATCAATTCCTGGAGCGGAAAAAGTTCCTGAACTCAAGAAATATTCAGAACGTTTAGAGAAAATTATTGCACCTGTAAAAACTTATGATTTGCCTACTTTCAACGTTAAAGTTGAAGGTGAGACTATATTGGTTAACATTAAGTGA
- a CDS encoding FAD-dependent oxidoreductase, which yields MSDEIPGKAESFWIDSTPETNFSKLENGLKIDVAVLGGGIAGLTAAIMLKESGKSVAVIEAGRIVEDITATTTAKISAHAFFYSTMLDNLGKEKTQMFAEANLKAVKSVSNLVSKYSIDCDFHRTPCYIYTEAEEEAGIYKSEAEVAPELGLPVSYVENISFAPNAKAGVVYQNQAEFHPRKYLLGLSKEISGEGSYIFENTRVLKVKEGESYNIETNQGSIEADNIIVATHTPIYDPDSLYAYLTVQRSYIMMYHAREPFPEGMYVCLNPFHTYRSIPTEKGKMIMIAGEHQIVGTPIDTRECYNRLEKYAADNWEIESIEYHWSNQDDTAPDGFPIIGETSKSGVYVATAFGGWGMTHATTAALLITDLITGKENHLAELFNPLRFKGSKPVISRDDEKLEIARNFQEGKISWPLNIEIPDLSQGEARVIGDGKEKFSVYLDEEGHMHCLQAVCNHRGCDLVWNTAEKTWDCPCHGSRYNYEGQVIHGPAVMNLKKYPENR from the coding sequence ATGTCAGATGAAATACCTGGAAAAGCAGAAAGCTTCTGGATAGATAGTACTCCTGAGACTAATTTTTCCAAACTGGAAAATGGACTTAAGATAGATGTTGCTGTACTTGGCGGAGGTATAGCAGGTCTTACAGCTGCAATAATGCTTAAAGAATCGGGTAAATCAGTTGCAGTGATTGAAGCGGGGCGTATAGTAGAGGATATAACTGCCACTACCACTGCAAAAATCAGTGCACACGCATTTTTTTACAGTACAATGCTGGATAATTTAGGCAAAGAAAAGACCCAAATGTTTGCTGAAGCTAATTTAAAAGCTGTAAAATCTGTTTCTAATTTAGTATCTAAATATAGTATAGATTGTGATTTCCACAGGACTCCCTGTTATATTTACACTGAAGCTGAAGAGGAGGCAGGTATATATAAATCTGAAGCAGAAGTAGCGCCTGAGCTTGGACTTCCAGTATCATATGTTGAAAATATTTCTTTCGCGCCCAATGCAAAAGCAGGCGTGGTATACCAAAACCAGGCAGAATTTCATCCACGTAAATATCTCCTTGGGCTGTCAAAAGAAATATCAGGCGAAGGAAGTTATATATTTGAAAATACGAGAGTTCTTAAGGTAAAAGAGGGCGAGTCTTATAATATTGAAACTAATCAAGGTTCAATTGAGGCAGATAATATTATAGTAGCTACTCACACGCCTATATATGATCCAGATAGCCTCTATGCATATTTAACAGTACAAAGGTCGTATATAATGATGTATCATGCCAGAGAACCATTTCCAGAGGGAATGTATGTATGTCTTAACCCATTCCATACTTACCGTTCAATTCCAACTGAAAAGGGCAAGATGATCATGATTGCAGGTGAGCATCAAATTGTTGGAACTCCTATCGATACTCGGGAGTGTTATAATCGCCTGGAAAAATATGCTGCTGATAACTGGGAAATTGAATCCATTGAATATCACTGGTCTAATCAAGACGATACTGCTCCAGACGGATTTCCTATAATTGGAGAAACGTCTAAATCTGGAGTTTATGTTGCCACAGCTTTTGGAGGATGGGGCATGACTCATGCCACAACTGCTGCTTTATTAATTACAGATCTTATAACAGGCAAAGAAAATCATTTAGCAGAATTATTTAACCCTTTAAGATTCAAAGGCTCAAAACCAGTTATATCTCGTGACGATGAGAAATTAGAAATTGCACGGAATTTCCAGGAAGGTAAAATATCATGGCCTTTGAATATTGAAATCCCTGATTTATCTCAGGGTGAAGCTCGAGTAATAGGTGATGGTAAAGAGAAATTTTCAGTATATCTTGATGAGGAGGGCCATATGCACTGTTTACAGGCAGTATGTAATCACAGGGGATGTGATTTAGTCTGGAATACTGCAGAGAAAACATGGGACTGTCCATGCCATGGGTCACGTTATAATTATGAAGGACAGGTTATACACGGGCCAGCAGTGATGAACCTTAAAAAATATCCAGAAAATAGATAG
- a CDS encoding YbhB/YbcL family Raf kinase inhibitor-like protein, with translation MALNLGDLHIRSPAFGSLERIPEHYVYNGDNISPPVDWGGVPLDTKEFALICHDPDAPLPYGFTHWVVYGIPADVTGIGEGEGKKAFTEGITGYGEQGWGGPAPPPGHGPHHYYFWLYALDTVLNLKPGLTREQLLDVIADHVTVQARLVGIYEL, from the coding sequence ATGGCATTGAATTTAGGAGATCTCCACATTAGAAGTCCTGCTTTTGGTTCTCTGGAGCGTATTCCAGAACATTATGTATATAATGGAGATAATATTTCTCCCCCAGTAGACTGGGGCGGTGTTCCACTAGACACAAAAGAATTTGCATTAATTTGCCATGATCCCGATGCTCCACTCCCCTATGGATTTACTCACTGGGTTGTATATGGAATACCTGCAGATGTTACAGGTATAGGAGAAGGTGAAGGAAAAAAGGCTTTCACAGAAGGTATTACAGGATATGGAGAACAGGGGTGGGGAGGTCCAGCTCCACCTCCAGGACATGGGCCGCATCATTATTATTTCTGGTTATATGCTCTTGACACGGTTCTTAACTTAAAACCGGGATTAACTCGTGAACAGCTGCTAGATGTTATTGCTGACCATGTCACTGTACAGGCTCGCCTTGTTGGAATTTACGAGTTGTAA
- a CDS encoding LVIVD repeat-containing protein, with product MKEELPQGFVASNVQAVGYSDLKGRPAFKMSIREHNGRWYLYTGHFWHSGWSIVDVTDPTAPQLVKFIPGPENTFTLQMELSDNIMITALEKIFPNFGGNPGKPFEEGVLIWDISDPVNPRKLGQFRTGGTGTHRNFYSGGRYVHLAAGMPGYDGNIYVIIDISDPALPVEAGRWWVPGQHTARGEKPHKPYISLHGPPYVVDKLAYLPYGSEGMVILDISDLSKPEEVSRLSFSPPFHSQFSMHSVLPLPEKGIAYVNSEDTSYGKGPLHHASIVDISDPSNPMLLSLFPEPVPHSGAPYRDFFEKGGWSGPHNINILQHNQDVQKQGELFYIAYFNAGLRVYNVEDPRLPVEVGYFMPPEPRKRYGPMPEGKLVMQTEDVLVDRRGFIYITDKNQGLWILKYQK from the coding sequence ATGAAGGAAGAACTTCCGCAGGGATTTGTAGCAAGTAATGTTCAGGCTGTTGGGTACAGTGATCTAAAGGGGAGGCCTGCCTTTAAAATGTCAATTCGTGAGCATAATGGTCGGTGGTATCTTTATACTGGGCATTTCTGGCATTCGGGATGGAGTATTGTAGATGTTACAGATCCAACAGCCCCTCAATTAGTTAAATTCATTCCCGGCCCGGAAAATACTTTTACTCTTCAAATGGAGTTATCAGATAACATAATGATCACTGCCCTGGAAAAGATATTTCCAAACTTTGGTGGAAATCCAGGCAAGCCTTTTGAGGAAGGTGTGCTCATCTGGGATATTAGTGATCCTGTTAATCCAAGAAAATTAGGGCAATTTCGCACTGGGGGAACTGGTACTCATCGTAATTTCTATTCTGGTGGCCGATATGTACATTTAGCTGCTGGAATGCCGGGATATGATGGAAATATCTATGTAATTATTGACATCAGTGATCCAGCTCTGCCAGTTGAAGCAGGGCGCTGGTGGGTACCAGGACAGCATACAGCGAGGGGAGAAAAGCCGCATAAACCTTATATATCATTGCACGGCCCACCATATGTTGTGGACAAGCTGGCATACCTTCCTTATGGATCGGAAGGTATGGTTATACTGGATATCAGTGATTTATCTAAACCTGAAGAAGTAAGTCGTTTGAGCTTTAGTCCGCCATTCCACTCACAGTTCAGCATGCACAGTGTACTTCCTTTACCTGAAAAAGGGATTGCATATGTTAATTCGGAGGATACGTCCTATGGTAAAGGGCCGTTACATCATGCGTCCATCGTAGATATCTCCGACCCCTCAAATCCAATGTTGCTATCATTGTTTCCTGAGCCAGTTCCACATTCTGGTGCACCATACCGTGACTTTTTTGAAAAAGGAGGATGGTCAGGCCCACATAATATTAATATACTACAGCACAATCAGGACGTACAGAAACAGGGCGAATTATTTTACATTGCCTATTTCAATGCTGGCTTGAGGGTTTATAATGTTGAAGATCCGCGTTTGCCAGTTGAGGTGGGATATTTCATGCCTCCTGAGCCAAGAAAGCGTTATGGGCCCATGCCCGAGGGAAAATTAGTTATGCAAACTGAAGATGTACTGGTTGACAGGCGTGGTTTTATTTATATTACAGATAAAAATCAAGGGCTGTGGATTTTAAAATATCAAAAATAG
- a CDS encoding helicase C-terminal domain-containing protein: MDNGFFCSECKMIKQRCICSTKKLKENKSTGIPRDHIANLKMENPGVKNRILNNFPFEEPREGQLEIISKIDSAIEEGYKYIILEAGTGTGKSAIATTLARMYEPAYILTMTKQLQSQYANEFSYPLVKGRGNFSCKSGDLEISCDNGMCQTTPRSQKFSCDFGVTKTEGDEAHFAFEDAGGFPYYFKSLDKCSYWQQKADAANSDITLMNYDYALLELNYVRHFPKRNFMVLDEAHNIEDKLMRRLEVNLLNQSLEKDIKKTIPPQMLNFEDPEEWILFVEILHDAYKEINTKKLPKNKGDRIVSTRFRLRELLTNLEEHAENWVVDPTPGGVSFKPLKIDLYAQNMLFKHADICLFMSATILDHRLFCKWLGIDYKEAYPLKIKSNFAASSRPVYIKPVGNMSQRSIKFTAPKTLPILKKIMEHHKHEKGLIHTHNYKCQKYIMANLKDPRLMGHTYINREMKLQQFEKTDKPMVLVSPSMSEGVDLPYEKCQFQVIYKIPFPYLGDKQVNSRKKHDPKWYAYKTIMTLIQAYGRGMRAEDDFCATYILDRNIKMLFNNPLYKALVPRSFKEAIALEEEWLITDKFEEEY; encoded by the coding sequence ATGGATAATGGCTTTTTTTGCAGCGAATGTAAGATGATAAAACAGCGATGCATTTGCTCTACAAAGAAATTAAAGGAAAACAAATCGACAGGAATTCCAAGAGATCACATAGCTAATCTTAAAATGGAAAATCCAGGTGTAAAAAATAGAATACTAAATAATTTTCCATTTGAAGAACCAAGGGAAGGACAGCTGGAGATAATATCAAAAATTGATAGTGCAATCGAGGAAGGATACAAATATATAATCCTTGAAGCAGGGACCGGAACTGGAAAATCAGCAATAGCAACAACGCTTGCAAGGATGTATGAACCGGCTTATATCCTCACAATGACAAAACAGCTCCAAAGTCAGTACGCGAATGAATTCAGTTATCCCCTAGTTAAAGGAAGAGGCAACTTTTCATGCAAGTCTGGAGATTTAGAGATAAGCTGTGATAATGGAATGTGCCAGACAACCCCCAGATCACAGAAATTTTCCTGCGACTTTGGTGTAACCAAGACTGAAGGTGATGAAGCTCATTTTGCATTTGAAGATGCAGGAGGATTCCCATACTACTTCAAATCCCTGGATAAATGCAGTTACTGGCAGCAGAAAGCAGATGCCGCAAACAGCGACATAACCCTGATGAATTATGATTATGCGCTCCTTGAGCTCAACTATGTGAGGCATTTCCCAAAAAGGAATTTCATGGTGCTTGATGAAGCCCACAACATCGAAGATAAACTCATGCGCAGGTTAGAGGTTAATTTACTGAATCAAAGTCTTGAAAAAGATATTAAAAAAACGATACCTCCTCAAATGCTGAATTTTGAAGACCCCGAAGAGTGGATACTTTTCGTTGAAATTCTCCATGATGCCTATAAAGAAATCAACACTAAAAAACTTCCAAAAAATAAGGGAGATAGAATAGTCAGTACCCGTTTTAGACTGCGTGAACTCTTAACTAATCTAGAAGAGCACGCTGAAAACTGGGTTGTAGATCCAACCCCTGGAGGAGTATCATTTAAACCATTAAAGATCGATTTATATGCGCAGAACATGCTGTTTAAACATGCAGATATCTGCCTTTTCATGAGTGCAACTATACTGGACCATCGGTTATTCTGCAAATGGCTTGGAATTGACTACAAAGAGGCGTATCCCCTTAAAATTAAAAGTAACTTTGCAGCATCAAGCCGGCCGGTTTATATAAAACCAGTTGGGAACATGTCCCAGAGATCAATTAAATTCACAGCGCCTAAAACACTTCCAATTCTTAAAAAGATTATGGAACATCACAAACATGAAAAAGGGCTGATTCACACCCACAATTATAAATGTCAAAAATATATAATGGCTAATCTAAAAGATCCACGGTTAATGGGCCACACTTACATAAATAGAGAAATGAAACTACAGCAATTTGAAAAAACAGATAAACCAATGGTGCTTGTAAGCCCCTCAATGAGTGAAGGTGTAGACCTCCCCTACGAAAAATGTCAGTTTCAGGTGATTTATAAAATACCATTCCCTTACCTTGGAGATAAACAGGTAAACAGCAGGAAAAAACATGACCCCAAATGGTACGCATATAAAACCATTATGACTCTAATTCAAGCTTATGGGCGAGGAATGAGAGCAGAAGACGATTTCTGCGCGACCTATATTCTAGACCGGAATATTAAAATGCTGTTTAACAACCCTCTTTATAAGGCGCTTGTCCCAAGATCATTTAAAGAAGCCATTGCACTTGAAGAAGAATGGCTAATTACAGACAAGTTTGAAGAAGAATACTAA
- the cobI gene encoding precorrin-2 C(20)-methyltransferase, which yields MKKGKFIGIGVGPGDPDLLTVKAVKALNKVDVICAPKSSKSKPSVALSIINPVLNDRKSKYETLEPLFPMIEDKKELQKYWTDAAQVIIEKLNEGLDVAFITLGDPSVYSTFSYVFKIIEGMDFETMIIPGITSFTGCAASAKMQLAEKDEIMVIVPKVDERLSQIMACGDTFVIMKTSRHSDMLEEIINQDKRDKEIISVQNCSMKDEKIFNGFVEDKKYLSTTIVKFKNSKN from the coding sequence ATGAAAAAAGGCAAATTCATAGGTATAGGTGTGGGGCCTGGAGACCCTGATCTTTTAACAGTAAAAGCTGTAAAAGCATTGAATAAAGTTGACGTAATATGTGCACCTAAATCTTCAAAATCAAAGCCAAGCGTGGCATTATCAATTATAAATCCGGTTTTAAATGATCGTAAAAGCAAGTATGAAACATTGGAACCTCTTTTCCCAATGATTGAAGATAAAAAAGAGCTTCAAAAGTATTGGACAGATGCCGCACAGGTTATAATTGAGAAATTGAATGAAGGGCTGGATGTGGCATTTATAACATTGGGGGACCCTTCTGTTTACAGTACTTTCTCTTATGTGTTCAAAATAATTGAAGGCATGGACTTTGAAACAATGATAATTCCAGGTATAACCTCATTTACAGGGTGTGCGGCAAGCGCAAAAATGCAGCTTGCAGAAAAAGATGAAATCATGGTTATAGTACCAAAGGTAGATGAAAGGTTATCTCAGATTATGGCATGTGGTGATACATTCGTTATAATGAAAACATCAAGGCATTCTGATATGCTTGAAGAGATTATAAATCAGGATAAAAGGGATAAAGAGATAATATCTGTCCAAAACTGCAGTATGAAGGATGAAAAAATATTTAATGGATTTGTAGAGGATAAGAAGTATTTATCTACCACCATTGTTAAATTTAAAAATAGTAAAAATTGA
- a CDS encoding V4R domain-containing protein produces the protein MAKKNQKKQKNTGVKLFSTDEGINVIKSPMKAQILSLLEKNEMSFDRIVEHTGKSKSTVSEHLQALVDDGIIDYRPDPEDRRRKIFYIKSRHLGDVSSIKELEEGAEHYFSGMSNYKDPFEFFRLMFRTIRVALLKEGINIDPLLHQAGIKVGETVYNDLESSDTDEFVKNIAEFWEGNKLGRVKIESTEPIVINAYDCFECEDLPQIGRSACAFDSGILEAIFSKHFGHEVNTDEVKCYAKGDDYCCFVIKEKELGNPDYKSLTS, from the coding sequence ATGGCTAAAAAAAATCAGAAGAAACAGAAGAACACAGGCGTAAAATTATTCTCAACTGATGAAGGAATAAATGTCATTAAAAGCCCTATGAAAGCTCAAATACTATCTCTACTTGAGAAAAATGAAATGAGTTTTGACCGCATCGTTGAACACACAGGCAAATCCAAATCCACAGTTTCAGAGCACCTTCAAGCCCTGGTAGATGACGGAATAATTGATTACCGACCAGATCCAGAAGACCGCCGGAGAAAAATATTTTATATTAAATCACGCCACCTGGGAGATGTATCTTCTATAAAAGAGCTTGAAGAAGGCGCAGAACATTATTTTTCAGGAATGTCCAATTACAAAGATCCATTTGAATTCTTCAGACTTATGTTTAGAACCATTAGAGTGGCCTTATTAAAAGAAGGTATAAATATAGACCCTTTACTGCATCAAGCAGGTATAAAAGTAGGGGAAACAGTTTATAATGATCTAGAATCATCAGATACAGATGAATTCGTTAAAAATATTGCAGAGTTCTGGGAAGGAAATAAATTAGGGCGAGTTAAGATTGAAAGTACTGAGCCTATAGTTATAAATGCATACGACTGCTTTGAATGTGAAGATTTGCCCCAGATTGGGAGATCTGCATGCGCATTTGACTCAGGAATACTGGAAGCGATTTTTTCAAAACACTTCGGCCATGAAGTTAACACTGATGAAGTCAAATGTTACGCTAAAGGCGATGACTACTGCTGTTTTGTAATAAAAGAAAAGGAACTTGGAAATCCCGATTATAAAAGTTTAACATCGTAA